In Coffea eugenioides isolate CCC68of chromosome 4, Ceug_1.0, whole genome shotgun sequence, the genomic stretch TAACTGTGTGTGTGCACGCATGATGCAAAATTGGCAGAAAGCTAAACTTTCTCGTGAAGACAAAAGCTGTGCTTATGTTCAAGGTGCGGTGTTCGTCTGAGAAGAATCTGTCCAGCTAACTCCATGAAGTATTTTCAGCTGTGTTTTGTAGTATTAAAAATTTACTTCCACCCATATATTTAGTCTCAATAAGTTCTAGTCATAATGAGAATGCTAGATCTCTTGCTGGATCATGATAGTATTCTGCTGCTAATTCTGCTAATTCAAGCAATTAATGAGAAAAGTGCTTCGCTAATTCTGCTCCAGCATTGTACCATCTGTAGAAGTCGAACTGTGCAGGAAATATAAGCCTGAAATTGCTTACGAAAGAAGCAGCACAAATAGCAGCTGCCAAAAGCATTTCACTAAACTAGAAGTATAGAGATACCGTATATTCACTAAACTGACTGCACTATATTGACCATCAAAGGTTGGCAATTGCACCTTGGGTTGGAGAGCAATACGATTTGAATTTTAATATTGCTTCCTTCCCATTTACGTCATCAACTAGCTTAAAAACCAATCGTTTACCCTCCCAGAACCACTATTGTCATCGTCTAAATTTAGGATTTCAAAAACCAAAACCAGTGCTATACCATCATGTAATCTGTTCAATCTTTTTTGCATCCCATAAGAGCATTTTGACTTTTTACGTTATTATCGTCCTCAACTTAGCCCATTTTGCAGATTTACTTGCATTCAACAGAAATTCAAGCTCgatatcttgaatttttttccttATGCATAATCAAGTACAGTTCAAGTAGCAGTTTCAATTGACCCATAAAAATGCGAAACGAAAACCGAAAGGGTGTCGTTAGCAAAACCCAAAGAGCAGTAAAAAGACAGCGACAGAAAGCAATATAGCAGAAAACCCAATTACCTTTGGTGGTAGAAGTATCGGCCTGAGATGAAAACGCCTTGAAACGGACAAGAGATTGAGGTTTAGTTGGGAAAGGAAAGATGGGTCTGGCTTTGTTTCCAAAGTTGATGGGCAAAAGAGGATAAAAACTTGAACACATAGCCATAACCTGTGGAAAACAGCTAGTTTTTACGTTTGGCGGTGAATAGAGGATGATAGATGGGTGGCGGAGGTAGAGGTAATGCTGACTGAAATTGGGAGTGGTTTTCAAAAGGAGAGTTTTGGCCATTCCGGCCTCCTTGTAATGTAATTTGTCGTCTCTTCTCAGTATGCCCAACACCCAGATGCCAGACCAGCAATCTGTCAGACTGCAGGCAGTATGGTCTTCTGCCACATCAAAACTGCGGTTGTGTGACGGTGAAAACTCGAGAGCTGCGGCAAGATCAGGTGCTGGGGTGTGAACAGTGAACTCGTAGACACTGGGGACTACAAAGATTCTGACTGGATAAAGTTCCAGAAAATCCcaccgcccccccccccccccctcccctctctctcttccacaaacaaaaaaaaggcaTAAAATCGGGCAGGGGTGGCTGCTTCTCGGCGAAAAAGCGCAACAAGCATTAACGCGATTCCTCAATTATGAGCATGACATCCACTCGGAAGATGAATAATGAGTATTTGAGGATTTTTTTTGTTCTGTCAATCGTAAATTTTTACCCCTACCTATTCTAATCAACAAAAATCTGGTAGACACAAACTTGTAAATCTAATCAGCACGAGTTTTTTTTGTGACTTTAAACGTTTTAGTGAAATTACACTAGGGAGGATTGAACAATTTCGCCAGCGGCCCAAGGGCTAATTTCTCAGATTATAGTCCAAAAAGAAAAGTTCTCCAATTGTTACTTGCCAGATGCATTCTTATACTATACCTACCGTGCTGATTAAACacggcaagtgagttttttttttttaaaaaaaaggccAAGTAATCAGCACGGTAACCAACAATTGCAACAACCAGACCTGGCGTGCTTTGTAAGCACGGCAGccttaaggtttttttttttttcggaaaaGATAAAGGCTAAGCACGGCATGCAATCTTCCTATTTGCTAAAGCTTTTGCAAAGGCATCCCAATTGCTAAATTGGAAAGAATGGGCAACATGCGTTGGGAATCTAGGAGCTGGGAATGTGCGAAAAAACCAGGCTAGACTattcccaaaatttttttcaactAACTTAGGTTATGTtcggattgcatttttctgaattttttgtagaaaattactgtaatgatttgatatatgtgaggtaaaaagatAATTGGGAAATGTATTCACGAAAAACGtagcaatttttctttataaaatTACTTTCCAAACAAGTTATTAGATtcccaaacaaacaaacaaattctATTTTTCTTGTCATGTCATGCAAGAGTTTAATTTATTGCTTGaatatttcaaattttacaCGAAACGCTATCAATACttattccttttttattttgcaaaaatagtTTGAATATTCATATATTATCCATCAACATATTTCTCACATCCTTAGTAGCAAAATTTAAGTATGCAATTTCTCAAAAGGTGTTATCATTTCTTATGAAGTGAGCCAACATGTGTTGATTTCTAATACTTATCCAATGGTTTAGTCTTTATTTGGATTGTTAATTTTTGTggaaaaattttacattttttgtgaATATTTCTTTTACATactttttttaatcatttttttatctcgCATATATTACATCTTaaaaaaagtgttatagtaattatttctcaaacttttttttataaaaatctAAATAAATATTTGCTAAATGTTATAGgtaaaatggaaagaaaattaTTGAAACTAGGCATGGGGGAGTTTATACTCTATCCTGTGCAAATAAGATTGACATGAATGCTTCCTTGTCtgtctttatttctttttaactCTCTAGTTATATCAACTGCAAATCCGGCAAGAATTTTCCTATTTAGCTTTTCAACTGCACCGTGGTTTCTCTTTTTCATATCAACCATGGGACATTAACCCTTGTTtcccttttccatttttttcttacCACCTTGGAACTACCACAACAATCAAAACACAAGAATATAACCATTAAGGCTATAAGCACGACAGGCCTggttgaccttttttttttttttttgctataatCTAAGAAATTAGCCTGGCCCAAGCGATGCGGTTTTGAGGATAACGTCTCATTTTTGTTACACTTGAGAGTGGTTTTGTTGAATTTTTGTCAACTTCGCAATACATTTTGGGGATTATAATGTTATACCAAGAGAACAAAGAGGGATGAGGAGTTAAGGAATGCAGATAGCTATCGCACGTAGGATGAAGTCGAAGTGGTCTACTCAACCAACCAACatttgagagaaagaaacaaaTAGTCGTCTAGACAATAATGCAAGTTTAAATCAATGGTTCGAGAATCACTTGGCGCTTCAGGCGATGCTCCTCTTTGAGATGAAATCAATAATAGCAGTCGCATGCATTCCCTGATTCCCAACAGAGTGATCATACACAGCCCATGACATTAACTGAATCACCGGGCGGGCCTCCACAAGATGAAGCAACTGCTTACTAAGAAGAGGACTGCTTCAATCTTTGAATTCGAATTGGAAACCTCCTGGGACGAATACCATCACTATCTGCACCCAGATGCTGCTCGAGAGCAGCAATGGAcaaccattaaaaaaaaaaaaaaaacgaaaaaataagaaagaaagtAGGAGTACAAAAATTCAGCACCTTGCGTGTAGTTGCATCCAGATGAAGTTGGGTGAGCTTTGGCCAGCTGCGAATGAGCTTCGTCAAATTGATGCTACCGTATTTACCGTGTCTAAGACGTTGAATTCCGGCGAGCCTAGTAGTAATGCGGACATCTGTTAGATTCTTGCACCTGATAAAGTAGCTCAAATCAAGTTGCCAATTCCGAAAAAGAATCAACTTTCTGAGCGAGGGAGCGCGCAGTCTCAAGCAATGGAGACCCTTGCAGTCTCTCAAGTCCAAGACCGCAAGCTGAGGCGCATGAATGAAGCGGCCGTCAGAGGGCCATGACGGTGGCAGGAAGGTAACTTGGTTTAGAGTAAGATGAGTCAGGTTGCAGGAGCCTTGGGTTTTAAGCGGCGTGCGGAAACAGCAGTTAGTCAGTGTGGCACGTGTAAGTTCAGGAAACTCTGAGAAGAAACAGGTATGTATGGTAAGGTACCGCCCGGCAACGTTTGCGGAGTTATCAAGATTCAGTTCCCTCAAACCGTTGGTGGCTAGTGTTAGCAGCCAGTCGTCGGTGATGATGGAGAAATGGGTTGTCGGCAATTGCGGGATTTCAAGAACAAATTTTTGGATGCAGGGGCGAGGGTGCTGAAACAGTAACGAATCCACTATCGCGATGTATTCATCCTGGAACGTTGATCCGTATTTCAGGCTCAATCGTTCAGAGAATTGCCTGTCCAGTATAAGGTTTGGAGTTTCGGTCCACCTATATCTCCAATTCCTCGACAACATACTCGTCCTTGCAGCAACTACTACAGGCAGGAGTGCCACGATATTATATATGATCTCTTCGGGGAGCTCGGGAAGGTTCGGCTTACGGTCTACTGCTTTAATCCCTTTTCTTGTCCTCTTTCTTTTAATAATACCACTAAATACGGTACTCATGATTGATTCTGCAGACGCtttaaacaaataaatcaactaaactcaaaaaaaaaatttaagtgcATAATTAATTCACAAGCCATagagaaaaattagctaatatTTATCAACCAAAACCGAGACATTTACAGGTGAACATATTTCACAATCAATCCTTTTATTCACACCTTTTTACTCATACATTTTTctaccaacaaaaaaaaaactcctaaaAGTAGCTATCCTAATCCGACCTACTTACTTACTCTAGAATGCTACTTGCTTATTCATTCAAATGTTAAGAATTAGACACTTTAACATCTATCTACACACAGAAGTGGACACTCAAGAACTAGACACACGTCGGTAACAACAACTAGACACTAATTATTTAGATATTATTAAGAACTCACACTCAATTACCAACGAAAATCGCAAAATAGAGGAAAACTGCAAAATAGAGACGTAGATTACCTCTAATTAAGGCAGAAAGAAAACTGAGGAAAACTGCAAAATCGACGTCTGATTAAGGGGGCAAAAGTCGATTCAGAGAAAAACTGCAAAATCGACCTCGTTTTCAAAATAGAGACGTCGATTTATTAAAGGGAGAGGAAAACTGCAACCTATTAAAGCAGAGGATAACCGCAAAATTCGATTCAGACAAAAACTGCAAAATCCACTAATCAACAAGTCGATTCAGAGAAACCGACGCAAAACTTTCACAAAAACGTCGGCGCCACAGAATAAAAAATCAAAGCCACAGCCCTCGATCTTCCCTCCATCTTATAGAGGAGTTTGATGTTTGTTAGGCAAGTGCGTGatgtttccttttccttttctatgTGTAACCCTTGATCGTTTCTGATACGTATGCAAAAGAGAGGAGTTTGATGTTTGTTGGGTCAGTGCGTGAAGTTTCCTTTCCTTATCTTgatgtagtttttttttcctcgtACGCGTACGCTAGTGTGAATATCCGtgcaaaagttaaaaaaaattatatcaacataattaaattttaaaatttgtctaacaataattcaaaatataacaaacTTGTAAATCTAATGGCTTCAATACTTTAGTTGATGAGATAGTGTGGCGAATTTTAGATCGCTAACTCTACATAGATTAAGTCTATTCAAGTATTTGCCATTCCAATttatattgagaaaaattcaaatagatcaagaaaattaaattctacCTATTCTAACTAATCTCCAGAGGAGAACCCAACtagaccaaaaaaataaaaataaaaaagatttaatTATAAGTTGCCCCTCTAAACTTGAAACTTTATAATAGTTTGCCTTCTTCATTGATTAATCAAATGTTAATAATGaattttttgtccaaaattttgataaaatgacaTTAATGCCCATACATAGTAGTTCTAGAATAATATTATACTTTTAAATGAGACTTACACGTGTGTAAATTcgattttcaaaaattcaatgaTCTATAATGTGCCATAACATCTCAAGATGGTTTAACATAATTTGAGTCATTGAGTTTTTAAAGACCGAATCTATCCAAGTTTTGGCCTTTCATTAGAATATGAAACAtctcatttaaaaaaaaaaaaaacacaaaaccacacatgatttaaaaaataaaaaaaaagatgatataATACCAACACTTGAAAAAATTGTGTTGcggagaaaaaaattttaaaattcctAAAATTTCTACACAAGTTTTCCATTGCTTATCTTTCTTCCTTTAAattgtaaaaaagaaataattttgatCAGTTTCATTTTAACACACAGCTTTAATTAACTGCCAGATCCACACTTCTATTGTGAACTACCACTAAAATGGAGTGTTGAAAAGGTCGCTCCTTTTATCCGTGTGTTCGTGTTTGTGTTTATGCCCGTGAGCTcggaagaaagagaggaaaacaTTCTATTAAATCAGCTCCTGAAAGTGAAGGTTTGTACATAACAGGAATTGAGAGCATAGTGGCAATGGGAAACTTAAACAATGCCAAATTCTTTGAAACAGCCTCACCATGGGATCCGATGCTCTATCTAATGTTtaaaagaaaatcattcaatttTATGTCTGTCAAAAATATTCCAATGAAACAGATACCATTTGATTCTCTCACAAGTAAGAATCATGGAGCAGCAATTACTTGCCCTACAGATTCGGCTACAAAGAAGTTCTCACAACAAAAGACAACCATGTCTAAGAAAATCAATTgtttgaattcaaaattaagTGGGTAAAGAAGCAAAAGCTAAAACCATCATCCCCAAACATATAGCCCCTGACAGAACTTGTAACAGTCAAATCACGTCTAACAGCTGACTTCTTCAAAAGTTCACTTCCGGTAAGGATGGAACCTCCCACTTGCACCACCATTCCCATATCCCTTACTGCCACCACTACCGCTGCCACCTCCGCCACCATAACCTTTAGGGCCGCCATATCCTGCAGCACTACCGCTGCCGCCACCGCCACCATAACTTTTACCACCATCATAACCACTTACATATCCTCTACCACTACCATAGCCAGCAGCAGCACCACCATAACCGCCAGGAGCCCCGTAACTGCTAGCTCCATACCCAGCACCACCATACATGGGTCCACCAAACCCAAAACCATAACCGAAACCACCATATCCAGCATAAAAACCTGCACCTCCACCATAGTTTCCTGCATAGTTGCCATAACCACCATAACCACTATATCCACCATATCCGCCATATCCTCTACCCATCTTTCCACCATATCCACCACCAAACCCATCAGCACCACCACTATAACCACCACCATATGACTTGTTGGAATTACTACCACCACGACGCATCCTGCTGTCACTTGAGTGATCAAACCCAGATCTTTTAGGCTCAGCTTTCTTTATTTCAACCTGAAACATTTATTTCTCTGCTTACCTCTCTTTCTTTAGAATACAAAAGGGAAACGAAATCTTAAAAGGTTAGAGATCATTGGCACTCACTTGTTTGCCACCAAGTTCATGCATTTGTCCATCAGTAAATATCTTTTCAACAGCATCCTCTGTCTCAAAGGTGACAAAGCCAAAGCCTCGAGACCGCCCAGTTTTATGATCTAGCATGATCTGATGCTCCACAACTTTACCATAGGCAGAAAAATATTCCCTCAACTCATCTGCAATAGAAGCTCATTTAAAGTCGAACACACTAATCAACTTGCATAAACTGAGATGAAATGGATCTGTTAAAGTTACCCTCAGTCAAGGTTAATGGAATACCGCCAATGAATATCTTCTTGGTTCTTGACACCCCGCCTCTACCCTGCATGTCCTCTCTAGGGACTGTCCTTTTCACTTCCACCTGATGTCAGATAAATAATGGTTGTAAAAATATGTTGCAAAAGAAAAACTGGTGAACCACTCAATAAGAAAGACCTTATACCGTTCTGCCATCTATAATGTGTTCCTCCTCTAGAACCTTATTAGCAACTTCAGGGTCAGCAAATGTTACAAATCCAAAACCTCGTGGTCTTCCAGAGATTTTATCCATCATTATAACTGAATCTGTTAATTCACCATACTTGCTGAAATACCTGCTAAATGATTCtagaatgaaaaaaataaagaaagataaAATCAGATTGCTGAATAAGCAAAACAGGCACCCAATTCAAACGCATATACTCAGACATGTCAAAAGCAGCTTGCATAGCGTTCGCCAAATTTACTGCACTATCGCATCTTACAAGAAAAGTATAGCATTATTAAGTAGAAATAACGAACCACAAGCAACCAACCCAACACTACCAATGTCACATTCTAACGACAGATCAAGCATGGATTGCAAAGTTCATGCTCGTAATTAAACATAAAAACCCCCCTCCAGCCCACaaatgataaaacaaatatgAAATTAGTAATTCCAAtcgaaaagaaaatgaagattcTCAGTAGATCATCTCACTTTTTGGTAAGTACCCAATTCCAACAATTTATTATGGTTATGCAGCCTTCCTAGACGAGTGCAAGCACTCAATGTAATTAAGGTATATCCTTATTTAACCTTAAAAGAAATTATAGTATGCCCTGTAAATAGGGCATCCATTTAGCCTCCGTCAGTGACCCTGCAATAGAAGGGATGAAATGACACACCAAGCCCCTTTTTCTTCACCTGTACTCCCCACCCCCTTCTCCTCCACCCCTCATACACAATGAAAACGAAATTCAAATTCTCTACGTTCAACTACTCATCTTCCACATTGTCTTTGATTGCAAATTACAAATATCACTTCTAAATTGTGGCAACAGGGGAAAGTCTTTTGCAATATGGTTGACAGTTCTCCTAAGGCTCCCCATACTAACCATATCTTTCACCGAGTGGCAAAGCATTTTCCATTAGATCTGTAAAAGATTAGACCTTCAGGATTCACAGAAAAACATGCCCAATCAACACAAATTATCGACAACAGAGACAAAAGTTAAAAACCCGCCGCAAGTCCACTAGTCACACGCATAAGCATTATTTTATCAGAAGTCTTCTGTTAGATGAAAATACACCAAAGCAAACCTCACAATTCATAGCAAAAGAGAATAACGGCAGAAGATAAAAGCAATATTCAGATAAAAAGGGTCCAATTATACATCATCATTTGACAAGGAAAATCCAGAAATACA encodes the following:
- the LOC113768030 gene encoding heterogeneous nuclear ribonucleoprotein 1 is translated as MDYDYVAAEQNFSAYGVDEQQSHHRQGGGEDEYEEDNHGEDYYSERGGGGGGIGGGGGELEPLDNIDDSTTAGHDLKLSVDDSSAGKLFVGGIAWETSEESFSRYFSKYGELTDSVIMMDKISGRPRGFGFVTFADPEVANKVLEEEHIIDGRTVEVKRTVPREDMQGRGGVSRTKKIFIGGIPLTLTEDELREYFSAYGKVVEHQIMLDHKTGRSRGFGFVTFETEDAVEKIFTDGQMHELGGKQVEIKKAEPKRSGFDHSSDSRMRRGGSNSNKSYGGGYSGGADGFGGGYGGKMGRGYGGYGGYSGYGGYGNYAGNYGGGAGFYAGYGGFGYGFGFGGPMYGGAGYGASSYGAPGGYGGAAAGYGSGRGYVSGYDGGKSYGGGGGSGSAAGYGGPKGYGGGGGSGSGGSKGYGNGGASGRFHPYRK
- the LOC113768463 gene encoding F-box/FBD/LRR-repeat protein At1g13570-like isoform X2, which translates into the protein MSTVFSGIIKRKRTRKGIKAVDRKPNLPELPEEIIYNIVALLPVVVAARTSMLSRNWRYRWTETPNLILDRQFSERLSLKYGSTFQDEYIAIVDSLLFQHPRPCIQKFVLEIPQLPTTHFSIITDDWLLTLATNGLRELNLDNSANVAGRYLTIHTCFFSEFPELTRATLTNCCFRTPLKTQGSCNLTHLTLNQVTFLPPSWPSDGRFIHAPQLAVLDLRDCKGLHCLRLRAPSLRKLILFRNWQLDLSYFIRCKNLTDVRITTRLAGIQRLRHGKYGSINLTKLIRSWPKLTQLHLDATTRKIVMVFVPGGFQFEFKD
- the LOC113768463 gene encoding F-box/FBD/LRR-repeat protein At1g13570-like isoform X1, whose translation is MSTVFSGIIKRKRTRKGIKAVDRKPNLPELPEEIIYNIVALLPVVVAARTSMLSRNWRYRWTETPNLILDRQFSERLSLKYGSTFQDEYIAIVDSLLFQHPRPCIQKFVLEIPQLPTTHFSIITDDWLLTLATNGLRELNLDNSANVAGRYLTIHTCFFSEFPELTRATLTNCCFRTPLKTQGSCNLTHLTLNQVTFLPPSWPSDGRFIHAPQLAVLDLRDCKGLHCLRLRAPSLRKLILFRNWQLDLSYFIRCKNLTDVRITTRLAGIQRLRHGKYGSINLTKLIRSWPKLTQLHLDATTRKHLGADSDGIRPRRFPIRIQRLKQSSS